The Toxorhynchites rutilus septentrionalis strain SRP chromosome 3, ASM2978413v1, whole genome shotgun sequence genome includes a region encoding these proteins:
- the LOC129776334 gene encoding carboxypeptidase B-like — translation MLKPWVTLLFGITLAAAEIYDRYKLYEVSVRNENDVQLLVFLQQHRPAIDVWSLNKFGPKRVLVPPEEQKTVEHFLAHYNLGYSTLDEDFGKNYTANQQKSEHLEYQTFQNSFATYEEIGDHLMQLSREHFEWLRVRTIGWSVEGRPIRAITINPTKQDTIILDAGIHAREWITVSTALYVIKKLIEDSDQYRILHEYKWVIVPLVNPDGYIYSMETDRYWRKNRRRLSENCYGVDLNRNFGYHWEEGSDIYSEQCHPQFRGSAPFSEPEARALRNVLDNNDDAKLYINLHSYGGFFIYPWSYQNEPVKNAATFRKVGVSAARGVWQYSRHEYKVGSSADILRYKASGTSIDYAYSIGIALPFALEIIEFGYSDFQPPPSAIDQIVKESFVGIKELVYAMRKLNQTRANKN, via the exons ATGTTAAAACCGTGGGTTACCCTTCTTTTCGGGATCACACTAGCTGCAGCAGAAATCTACGACCG ATATAAACTGTACGAGGTCAGTGTAAGAAACGAGAACGACGTCCAGCTGCTGGTATTCCTCCAACAGCACAGACCCGCCATTGACGTGTGGTCACTGAACAAATTTGGTCCCAAGCGAGTTCTCGTCCCACCGGAAGAACAGAAAACGGTCGAACACTTTTTAGCCCATTACAATCTTGGTTACAGCACTCTGGACGAAGATTTTGGAAA GAACTACACCGCGAATCAACAGAAGTCGGAACATTTGGAATATCAAACCTTCCAGAACAGCTTCGCAACGTACGAAGAAATCGGTGATCATCTGATGCAACTGTCGAGAGAACACTTCGAATGGCTCCGAGTTCGGACGATCGGTTGGTCTGTTGAAGGAAGGCCTATTCGAGCGATCACGATCAACCCGACGAAGCAGGACACGATCATTTTGGACGCAGGAATACACGCCAGGGAATGGATCACTGTGTCCACCGCGCTCTACGTGATCAAGAAGCTTATAGAGGATAGCGATCAGTATCGCATTCTACATGAGTACAAATGGGTGATCGTACCGTTGGTCAACCCGGACGGGTACATATACTCGATGGAAACGGACCGCTACTGGCGAAAAAATCGTCGAAGGCTAAGTGAGAATTGTTATGGGGTTGATTTGAATCGTAATTTTGGCTACCACTGGGAGGAAGGGTCTGACATTTATTCGGAGCAATGCCATCCGCAGTTCCGTGGATCAGCGCCTTTCTCGGAGCCGGAAGCGCGAGCGCTTCGTAACGTTCTCGATAACAATGATGACGCCAAGTTGTACATCAATTTGCATAGTTACGGCGGCTTCTTCATCTATCCGTGGAGCTACCAGAACGAGCCGGTGAAGAATGCTGCCACTTTCCGAAAGGTTGGCGTTAGTGCTGCTCGCGGAGTGTGGCAGTACAGCCGGCACGAGTACAAGGTGGGTTCGAGTGCTGATATTCTTCGCTACAAAGCTAGCGGAACCAGCATTGATTACGCGTATTCGATTGGGATTGCACTGCCTTTTGCGCTGGAAATAATCGAGTTTGGctacagtgattttcaacctcCACCAAGTGCGATCGATCAGATTGTGAAGGAGTCCTTTGTTGGCATCAAGGAACTGGTTTACGCGATGAGAAAACTGAATCAAACCCGTGCAAACAAAAATTAG